In Sulfitobacter guttiformis, the genomic stretch TATCTGATTCCAGCAACAGACGGAGCGACGGGATGACTGACAGGAATTACGATCCTTCTTCCACTCACCCCCCACTCCCACCCACCCCGGAAGACGAACAGTTTGCCCGTCTCCGTCTGTTGCGCTCGCGCCGGGTCGGTATATCCACGTATAAACGACTGCTGATCGAACACGGCACTGCGCAAAATGCGCTGGCCGCGCTACCCGAGGTGGCGCGGTCTGCGGGCGTTGCAGGATACGAAATCTGCCCTGAAGGTGTTGTACGTGCAGAACTGCGCGCCGCCCATGCTGCAGGGGCAAAGCTGCTGCACATCGACCACCCCGATTATCCTGCTTCGCTGGCCGAGCTTGACGATGCACCACCTTTTTTATGGCTGCTTGGGGATTCTGCATTATTGGCACGGCCCATGATCGCGCTGGTCGGTGCGCGCAATGCATCCTCGCTGGGTACGCGGATGGCCCGCACACTCGCCCATGATCTGGGTGATGCGGGGTATGTTGTTGTGTCAGGTCTGGCGCGGGGCGTGGATGCTGCGGCGCATCTGGCGGCACTTCCCTTCGGTACTATCGCGGTTCAGGCGGGCGGCGTAGACATCATTTACCCCGCTGAGAATACAGCTCTGGCAGAGGATATTGCGCGTAAAGGTTTGCGCCTGTCCGAACAACCCATGGGCCTTACCCCCACGGCGCGATATTTCCCCAAACGGAATCGTATTATTTCCGGCCTTGCCCGCGCAACGGTCGTGGTGGAAGCCGCCGCGAAATCCGGAAGTCTAATTACCGCACGTGATGCCCTTGATCAGGGGCGCGACGTCATGGCCGTCCCCGGCCATCCGTTTGATGCACGCGCCGCTGGAGGCAACATGCTGATCCGCGATGGTGCTACCCTTATTCGCAGCGCAGCCGATATTCTGGAGGCATTCGCAGCGCAGCCGATATTCTGGAGGCCATCGGTCCGCTCCACAGTAATGCGTCACGACTACCTCTGCTCACCCCACGCACAGCATCGCAAAGCCCCAAACCGCGCCGCACGTTGCGCGAAACCGCCAGCCTGCATTTGTCAATTCTGAGCCGGCTCGGCCCCTCCCCCGTAGCCGAAGACCAGCTTATCCGTGACCTGCAATTGCCCTCCTCCGCACTCACGCCCGCGCTGGTCGAGTTGGAGTTGGACGGCAAGGTTTTGCGTGGTGCAGGGGGACTTCTGTCGCGAGCCGTTTAGCCCAAAATGCCGGACGGTTGCGCCAAGTAAATTAGGTTAACTGCGTCAAAGGTTGGCATTTTCACCGTGGCTGCAGGCCGTGCTGATCCCGCCGCGCATTGACAAAGGCCCCTTGCATCCCACATGTCAAAGGCCATAGACGCCGCAACACACCTCCGTCGAAGGACCTTATTTGCATGCCAGTAGTCGTTGTCGAATCTCCCGCCAAGGCCAAGACGATCAACAAATATCTTGGTGACAACTTCACGGTTCTGGCATCCTACGGCCATGTACGTGACCTGCCAGCCAAGAACGGATCGGTGGATACCGACAACGACTTCGAGATGTTGTGGGAGATCGACAGCGGCTCCAAAAAGCACATGAAGGCGATCGCCGATGCGCTAAAACTCGACAATGAACTGATCCTCGCAACCGACCCCGACCGCGAAGGGGAGGCAATAAGCTGGCACCTGCAGGAAGCTTTGACGCTGCGCAAATCCATCAAAAAAGACACGCCCGTGAGCCGGGTTGTCTTTAATGCGATCACCAAGACCGCCGTAACCGAGGCGATGAAAAACCCCCGTCAGGTCGACATGCCGCTGGTCGAGGCCTATTTGGCGCGGCGCGCGCTGGACTATCTGGTGGGTTTCAACCTCAGCCCTGTTTTGTGGCGTAAACTGCCAGGTGCCAAATCCGCAGGCCGCGTGCAATCGGTCACGCTGCGCATCATCTGCGAGCGCGAGATAGAGATCGAAGCGTTCAGGCCCCGCGAGTTTTGGAGCGTGAAGGCACTGGTCTCTACCCCTTCAGGGCAGGAATTCGAAGTTCGCCTGACAGAGCTTGCCGGTAAGAAGCTCGACAAGTTCGATCTTGATGATGCGACCAAAGCAGAGATGGCAGTGCAAGCTGTATCGAGCAGGGATCTCAAAGTAGCCTCCGTCGAAGCCAAGCCCGCCACACGCAACCCTTCTGCGCCGTTTATGACATCGACCCTCCAACAGGAGGCGAGCCGCAAGTTCGGCATGGGCGCGCGCCAGACGATGAGTACCGCCCAGCGCCTCTATGAGGCAGGACACATCACCTACATGCGGACCGACGGCATCGATATGGCGCCCGAAGCGATGGAGATGGCCCGCGAAGCGATTACCGAGCGCTATGGCGACAAGTATATTCCTGAAAAGCCGCGCCTTTACAAAAATAAAGCCAAAAACGCTCAGGAAGCGCATGAATGTATCCGGCCCACAGAAATGTCGAAGGATGCGGATGCCCTCAAGCTGATGGATGGCGACCAGCGCAAACTGTATGATCTGATATGGAAGCGCACGTTGGCTTGTCAGATGGAAAGTGCGCGGCTGGAGCGGACCACTGTCGATGTCTCTTCCGCCGACAAACAGGTCACATTGCGCGCCACAGGCCAGGTTGTTCTCTTTGACGGGTTTCTCAAGGTCTATGAAGAGGGCCGCGATGACGTGGCAGACGACGATGAAAAGCGCCTGCCACAGATAAGCCATGGCGATGCGCTCAAAAAATCACCCGCTGCGCGCTATTCAGAAGAATTCGCCAAGGCCACCGGCATAGAAGGCGACGATGCGCTTATTGACGCAAGCGACAAAGGTGCTGCGGGCATGCAACGCAAGTCCGGTGCGCTCTTGGCCGAGCGCGATGCCGTTCTTGGAGGACAACATTTTACGCAGCCGCCACCACGCTATACCGAAGCGACGCTTGTAAAACGGATGGAAGAGCTCGGCATTGGTCGACCCTCCACATATGCCAGCATTGTCACCACCATTCAGGACCGCGGCTACGTGCGCCGCGAGGGCCAGCGTTTGATCCCCGAAGACAAGGGACGTCTGGTGACTGCGTTTCTGGAAAATTACTTCAAACGCTATATCGGCTATGACTTCACCGCAGATCTCGAAGACCAGCTTGATAAAGTCTCCGCAGGAGAGGCCGAATACAAGAAAGTGCTCGACAGGTTCTGGCGCGATTTTTCGGCCGCGATTGCAGAAACGTCCGAGCTTCGCATCACCGAAGTGCTGGAAAAGATAAACGATGTGCTTGCGCCGCATTTGTTTCCTGCCAATGCGGAGGGAACTGATCCGCGGTTGTGCCCCAACTGCGAAATTGGCCGTCTTAGCATGCGAACTGCGCGGTCCGGCGGGGCGTTCATCGGCTGCTCGAACTATCCCGAGTGCCGCTATACCCGCCCCTTCGGCCCACCTGATCCAGAGGCCGAAGCATCGGCTATTCCACCCGACGGCAAGCTGCTGGGCGAGGACCAAGGCGACGAAATTCGCGTATTTAAAGGGCGCTTTGGTCCCTATGTACAGCGTGGCGCACAGACCGAAGAAGTGCCAAAGCCTCCGCGCCAGTCGATCCCAAAAGACTGGGAGCCGGAACAGCTTGATCTTGAACGCGGCGTTATGCTGCTGTCGCTCCCGCGGGAGATCGGGCCGCACCCCGAGGACGGCATCATGGTTTGGGCCAACATCGGGCGCTACGGCCCTTACCTCAAACACGCGCCCTCCACGTCCGACCGTGGTGGCACAAATGCAAACCTCGAAGGGATAGACGAGGTGTTCACCGTCGGGATGAACCGAGCCGTGCAACTGTTGGCGGAGAAAGTTGCATCGCGCGGGCAACGCGGTGTGGCTGCGGCCCCCCTGCGCGAGCTGGGCGAGCACCCCACAGCGGGAGGACCTGTCAATGTCATGAAGGGTAAATACGGCCCCTATGTGAAGTGGGACAAAATCAACGCGACAATCCCCGACACGGTAGAGCCCGAAGACATCACCATTGATCAGGCGGTTCTACTTATCGATGAGCGGGCCGAAAAATCGGGTAAGAAAAAACCTGCTGCGAAAAAGAAAGCAGCCCCTAAAAAAGCCACCGCAAAGAAACCTGCTGCCAAGAAAGCAGCTCCCAAAAAAGCCGCTGCAAAAAAGCCAGCGGCCAAGAAGCCCACAGCGAAAATAGCAACAGCATCTAAAACTGCATCCAAGGAAACGGATGCATAGACAGCATATCCTTGGTGCAGCGTCCTTTCCCTGACCGGGAACGGGCGCTGCACTGCGATAACATTTACGTCAGGGCTGTCTGCTATCCCTTTAATCTCTCCACCCGATAGATAAGTACTGCCTTAGGCCTGTCAAAAGGAGAAAGCAGTAAGATGACCAATAAACCTTTTTCAAGACGTCGCATGATACTCGCCGCCGGCGCGTCGCTCGCGTTGCCATCGCTTGTCCGTGCGCAGGATGCACCCGATATTGTAGAAAACCGCCGCAATATCATGAGCTTTCGCACACAGCGCTGGCAGGATCACTTTGAGACCTTGGGAAAGGGTGCGATTGTTGCTGATATTTCATCGCGCACCCTGCACTATTGGGACGCGGACGGCGTGACTTACAAAATCTATCCCTCCTCGGTGCCCCGCTCCGAAGAACTCACCAAACGGGGTTATACACAAATCGTGCGTAAGCGTGTTGGCCCCGACTGGACCCCAACGGCATCGATGATGGAGCGCGATCCTACGCTTGCCTACATGCCTCCCGGCCCCGGAAATCCACTTGGGACTCATGCAATGTATTTGTCATGGCCCGCCTATCTGATCCACGGCACCCACGATACCCGCAAGATCGGGCGCCAGTCCTCGGACGGCTGTATCGGCCTGTATAACCACAAGGTTGAGGAGCTTTTTGCAATGGCACAAGTGGGCACGCAAGTGCGCCTGGTCTAGTATCGATAAGCCTGCTGCGGCGCGGCATATGATTGACAGCTCCCTGCCCCCGCGTCACAACCTCCCCTGACCACTTCACGGATCAGGGGAGCACGAAATCATGAAAAAAGTATATGCGAACGCCGCCGAGGCCCTAGACGGGATTCTCGAAGACGGCATGCTGATTGCCTCGGGCGGCTTCGGCCTTTGTGGCATTCCCGAACTCCTGTTGGCCGCAATCCGCGAGTCAGGCGTCAAAGATCTCACATTTGCGTCAAATAATGCGGGCGTGGACGATTTCGGAATCGGCATCCTGTTGCAAACCAAGCAGGTGAAAAAGATGATTTCGTCCTATGTGGGCGAGAACGCGGAGTTCATGCGCCAATACCTCTCTGGCGAGCTGGAGCTGGAATTCACACCTCAGGGCACGCTGGCCGAGCGCATGCGCGCTGGTGGTTCTGGCATTCCGGGCTTTTACACAAAGACCGGCGTAGGCACCGTGATTGCCGAAGGCAAGGATGTGAAGAACTGGAACGGTCAGGACTATATTCTTGAGGAAGGGATTTTTGCAGACCTCGCCATTGTGAAAGCTTGGAAAGCGGACGAGACCGGCAATCTGATTTTCCGTAAAACCGCACGCAACTTTAACCCGCCCGCCGCGATGTGCGGCAAAATCTGTGTGGTAGAAGTAGAAGAGATCGTGCCCACAGGCAGCCTTGACCCCGACCACATCCACCTGCCCGGCATCTATGTCCACCGCATCATCCAAGGCGA encodes the following:
- a CDS encoding CoA transferase subunit A, with translation MKKVYANAAEALDGILEDGMLIASGGFGLCGIPELLLAAIRESGVKDLTFASNNAGVDDFGIGILLQTKQVKKMISSYVGENAEFMRQYLSGELELEFTPQGTLAERMRAGGSGIPGFYTKTGVGTVIAEGKDVKNWNGQDYILEEGIFADLAIVKAWKADETGNLIFRKTARNFNPPAAMCGKICVVEVEEIVPTGSLDPDHIHLPGIYVHRIIQGDHENRIEQRTTRKREEA
- a CDS encoding L,D-transpeptidase, translating into MTNKPFSRRRMILAAGASLALPSLVRAQDAPDIVENRRNIMSFRTQRWQDHFETLGKGAIVADISSRTLHYWDADGVTYKIYPSSVPRSEELTKRGYTQIVRKRVGPDWTPTASMMERDPTLAYMPPGPGNPLGTHAMYLSWPAYLIHGTHDTRKIGRQSSDGCIGLYNHKVEELFAMAQVGTQVRLV
- the topA gene encoding type I DNA topoisomerase, encoding MPVVVVESPAKAKTINKYLGDNFTVLASYGHVRDLPAKNGSVDTDNDFEMLWEIDSGSKKHMKAIADALKLDNELILATDPDREGEAISWHLQEALTLRKSIKKDTPVSRVVFNAITKTAVTEAMKNPRQVDMPLVEAYLARRALDYLVGFNLSPVLWRKLPGAKSAGRVQSVTLRIICEREIEIEAFRPREFWSVKALVSTPSGQEFEVRLTELAGKKLDKFDLDDATKAEMAVQAVSSRDLKVASVEAKPATRNPSAPFMTSTLQQEASRKFGMGARQTMSTAQRLYEAGHITYMRTDGIDMAPEAMEMAREAITERYGDKYIPEKPRLYKNKAKNAQEAHECIRPTEMSKDADALKLMDGDQRKLYDLIWKRTLACQMESARLERTTVDVSSADKQVTLRATGQVVLFDGFLKVYEEGRDDVADDDEKRLPQISHGDALKKSPAARYSEEFAKATGIEGDDALIDASDKGAAGMQRKSGALLAERDAVLGGQHFTQPPPRYTEATLVKRMEELGIGRPSTYASIVTTIQDRGYVRREGQRLIPEDKGRLVTAFLENYFKRYIGYDFTADLEDQLDKVSAGEAEYKKVLDRFWRDFSAAIAETSELRITEVLEKINDVLAPHLFPANAEGTDPRLCPNCEIGRLSMRTARSGGAFIGCSNYPECRYTRPFGPPDPEAEASAIPPDGKLLGEDQGDEIRVFKGRFGPYVQRGAQTEEVPKPPRQSIPKDWEPEQLDLERGVMLLSLPREIGPHPEDGIMVWANIGRYGPYLKHAPSTSDRGGTNANLEGIDEVFTVGMNRAVQLLAEKVASRGQRGVAAAPLRELGEHPTAGGPVNVMKGKYGPYVKWDKINATIPDTVEPEDITIDQAVLLIDERAEKSGKKKPAAKKKAAPKKATAKKPAAKKAAPKKAAAKKPAAKKPTAKIATASKTASKETDA